A region from the Terriglobia bacterium genome encodes:
- a CDS encoding EVE domain-containing protein, protein MSRWLFKTEPTHYSFDDLVESKKAVWDGITNNLALKHLRGVRKGDEALVYHTGDEKQIVGVAIVTSNPYPDPKQKDPKLVVVDIKPGRRLNREVTLAEIKADKALKDFDLVRNSRLSVMPVSDAQWKRLLELAGGITYFSRSHIVSASPSLSEIHRASTKRASPSRLR, encoded by the coding sequence ATGTCACGATGGCTTTTCAAGACAGAACCCACGCATTATTCATTTGATGACCTGGTCGAGAGCAAGAAAGCGGTCTGGGATGGCATCACGAACAACCTGGCGTTGAAGCATCTGCGTGGCGTCAGGAAGGGAGACGAAGCCCTCGTGTATCACACCGGCGACGAGAAACAAATCGTGGGAGTTGCGATTGTTACATCGAATCCTTATCCGGATCCGAAGCAGAAAGATCCCAAGCTGGTGGTCGTTGATATCAAACCGGGGCGGAGGTTGAATCGGGAAGTGACACTGGCTGAAATCAAAGCCGACAAGGCGCTTAAAGATTTTGATCTGGTACGAAATTCGCGCCTTTCCGTTATGCCCGTGTCTGACGCCCAGTGGAAGCGCCTGCTCGAGCTCGCTGGGGGAATAACCTATTTCTCCCGCTCCCACATCGTCTCTGCTTCGCCTTCGCTGAGCGAAATCCATCGTGCCAGCACGAAGAGGGCGTCCCCCAGCCGGTTGAGATAG
- a CDS encoding cob(I)yrinic acid a,c-diamide adenosyltransferase: MRITRVYTRTGDKGETGLVGNRRVPKDSRRIESYGIVDELNSVLGVARAFNQKFSPPNASQQRLETELKKIQNELFVVGSDLATRVEDRWENMPLVGQRHIDALEALMDELEKELKPLEEFILPGGGLVAATLHQARTVCRRAERACVALGREEPLGDYLIPYLNRLGDALFVLARWISLSEGEAETMWEREK; the protein is encoded by the coding sequence ATGCGAATCACCAGGGTGTACACGCGGACAGGCGACAAGGGAGAAACCGGACTGGTCGGCAATCGAAGGGTCCCCAAGGACTCCCGCCGGATCGAAAGCTACGGGATCGTCGATGAATTAAACTCCGTCCTCGGCGTGGCACGCGCCTTCAACCAGAAGTTTTCCCCGCCCAATGCGTCCCAACAACGGCTGGAGACGGAACTCAAGAAAATTCAAAATGAACTCTTTGTCGTCGGCAGCGATCTGGCGACGCGCGTGGAAGACCGGTGGGAGAATATGCCCCTGGTCGGGCAGCGCCACATCGACGCGCTGGAGGCGCTGATGGATGAGTTGGAAAAAGAATTGAAGCCGCTCGAAGAGTTTATTCTCCCGGGAGGAGGCCTGGTGGCCGCCACATTGCACCAGGCCCGGACCGTCTGCCGGCGGGCCGAGCGCGCTTGTGTGGCACTCGGTCGCGAGGAACCCCTCGGGGATTATCTGATCCCCTATCTCAACCGGCTGGGGGACGCCCTCTTCGTGCTGGCACGATGGATTTCGCTCAGCGAAGGCGAAGCAGAGACGATGTGGGAGCGGGAGAAATAG